From Streptomyces sp. NBC_00775, one genomic window encodes:
- a CDS encoding LysR substrate-binding domain-containing protein, with translation MELRHLQHFVAVAEDQHFTRAAERLLVSQSGLSASIRALERELQTPLFVRTTRRVTLTEAGRALLGEAVRILAQVRAAHEAVAAVQGVLRGTLALGTEQCIAGVHVAGLLAAFRRCHPDVEVRLRQAGSGELAEEVAAGRLDLAFAYRTQADTDQLRSVSLASEPMTVLCHPSHRLATAGVAFTPEDLSGETFVDFHPDWGPRRTTDAAFAAAGVRRTVSLEVNDVHSLLDLIDENLGIAVVPRHFRHKREGLTALPLKGTGEAVYETVAMLPPPEATSPAARALMALLDTFEEGV, from the coding sequence ATGGAACTGCGCCACCTTCAGCACTTCGTCGCCGTCGCCGAGGACCAGCACTTCACCCGGGCCGCCGAGCGGTTGCTGGTGTCCCAGTCGGGCCTTTCGGCCTCGATCCGGGCGCTGGAGCGGGAGCTCCAGACCCCGCTGTTCGTGCGGACGACCCGCCGGGTGACGCTCACGGAGGCCGGGCGGGCGCTGCTGGGCGAGGCGGTGCGGATCCTGGCTCAGGTGCGGGCGGCCCATGAGGCGGTGGCGGCCGTGCAGGGCGTGCTGCGCGGGACGCTGGCGCTGGGTACCGAGCAGTGCATCGCGGGTGTGCATGTGGCGGGGCTGCTCGCCGCTTTCCGGCGGTGTCACCCGGATGTGGAGGTCCGGCTGCGGCAGGCGGGGTCGGGCGAGCTGGCGGAGGAGGTCGCCGCCGGGCGCCTGGACCTGGCCTTCGCCTATCGCACGCAGGCGGACACCGACCAGCTGCGGTCCGTGTCGCTGGCCAGCGAGCCGATGACCGTGCTGTGCCACCCGTCCCACCGGCTCGCCACGGCGGGCGTCGCGTTCACGCCGGAGGACCTGAGCGGCGAGACCTTCGTCGACTTCCACCCGGACTGGGGGCCGCGGCGCACCACCGACGCGGCCTTCGCGGCGGCGGGTGTGCGGCGGACGGTCTCACTGGAGGTGAACGACGTGCACAGCCTCCTCGACCTGATCGACGAGAACCTCGGCATCGCCGTCGTACCGCGCCACTTCCGCCACAAGCGCGAGGGGCTCACCGCGCTCCCCCTGAAGGGCACCGGCGAGGCGGTGTACGAGACCGTCGCCATGCTGCCGCCGCCGGAGGCCACCAGTCCGGCGGCGCGGGCGCTGATGGCGCTCCTCGACACCTTTGAAGAGGGGGTCTGA